From Onychostoma macrolepis isolate SWU-2019 chromosome 05, ASM1243209v1, whole genome shotgun sequence:
TCATGCAAGTACACAGTAACCACTGGAAATTTCTGGTGTGTAAAACCATTGTCAAACCACAGTTCATTACTTATGGACAtggaaaactaaataaactatatGTTTTTAATAGTATCTCAATAGGAAATTGCAGAAAGTGTATGTGGTGGATCCCCAAGGGATAGATGAAGAAAAAGATTCTGAACTTGCCGCCACAAGATTCAGGTATTGTATTATAACCTCAATAGTGTTGTAACAGAGTGAAATATCTTTCACAGTTTTGCTGTTGCAATTAAGAATTCTATGTGTGGTAATACTACGAGGCACTAGAGGGCGCTCGTTAGACTCACCTGGATTGTATATCAGGTGAGCAGTTGCCTGAAGAAGTAGTTCAGTTaacacatgtttgtttgtggcTATGTTGAACTGTGGGTCTACAAAGTCCTAGTTGAGAAACCTTTGGTTTTAAACTCAACATAagggctttttttttctcctttctcCTCTTTCATTTCCTGATGTGTTTTGGATACATGTCTGATTGGGACTGTGTTCAGTTGAGTACTGttggagatgcttttgatttGGATTCTTTTGGGGAGGCTCAATCATCTAACGTTACCAGTCGGAGATGTCAACAATAAAGCGGATTAACGTATTTCAACGCACTCAAAGTTTTTCTTCAGAATGGATAACTCATTTTTTTCCCACATGATGGATCATCGTTTCTCATATAAGAACTTTAAGACGATTTCTTTGGTGTAAAATCAAGGACTAGGTTTCgagatttattttttctttctccatcctATATAATTAAGAGCATATTTTTCAATGGGTGAATAAACGtgacaaaataaatactgtttgcTGAAGtttatatgtaagggataatcaacggctagctgtgcattaaatgatttgaatgcacgacgtggaggcgaagaaccgccagACGTGCAGCAGAGGGTGGTTAatgcctccgcgaagtgcattcaaatcgtttaatgcacagctagccgttgattatcccgtttatgccatgatcatttcccagcattcacatattaaagatgttaataatatttgcgctgcaatatttgaccggaacgataaaaatgacggtctgactgtattactattcaactctaactgtatgttactatggttaccaatgtttataggaagcgcattaatatagaacgtgattaaactgacctggaactacctgtgcggttcaacgaatttaatcaacacctgccagccaatcagaatcgagtattcagacagaccatggcataaatcgCTTTATTTGATTTTAGTGAAAAACCCTAATTTGTGGctaatctgaaaaaaagaagttacagtgtaataaataaatttcatatTCTGCTATGTCTAATTTATTttgcaagtttattttattacatttgttacCCAACAGATGGCTAAGGAGACAGTGGAGGCTTTTCCAATGACACCATCTGAAATCGTGATACCTTCCAATAAGCACCTCCTGTCAGAGCTGCGTAATGAGATGGCTGTAACAAACCTAGAATCATTAGGTATGTATTGTAAGCATACAATGAAGGATAATCTTGCACTGATCCTTTAGTGTTGGTGTTCTTTTACTACATATATGGGCGTGAAAAGCCAAGCCTCCTTCAAAGTAATCATAATGGCTTGAATCAAACTTATTTTCAAATGAATCCTTTATTCAagctaaaaaaacatttatcttttattttatttacctctggaatttctgtttcacaaacacagactatatggacaaaagtattgggacaccccttctaatgaacaggtttgactacttcagcaatttccatgagtacaaatgtTAAAGCATATAATGATGTTCTATGgaattgtgtttttcacatGTTACAGCAATAgattggacaggacccttttatATTCTAACATGAAAATGCCTCTgagtataaggcaaggttcaaaaagaaatgattgattcagtcagtgtggaagaacttgactggtctgcagaaagccacgCCGCAAATCCAGCTAAACACCTCTTGTTTGACTCTAAACACAGACTAGAGGGTGACACGGGAGTGCATTTTCAAACCTCTCCCGTCCCACTCCCACAAAAAAACTGGGGGGAAATCCCGTTCCACTCCCGGAAGAATTACTCCCATTCCCTCCCActcccgttttttttttttttttggccgaaatctgtcagttacagtaaaaatatagtacagatcacagcgtgcccaccttagttgaataaaaacccaaaatgtggtttttattatattgaactgaaagccagtttatgcacagtgtaggctacattgcacacattacattttatgtaaatcatccatgctaacacacacgttttctatttgaattttgttttttcatttgaaagtagacatttcactctctatagatatatttttcaaagtcGGAGTTTCGAAGTTTCTCGCTCAGAGACCTAAAGCGCACCCTGATTGCTTTAAAGCGCAACGTTTCGTTGTTGttctgagtgtacacaaataaacgtagagtctttacagattcgaaagatgtattaggctacttttatctgtatgaccaaaagttACGGAGATTTTAAGAGCAACTGAGCCTGTCCTGCAGCGAGCGCGCTATTCAGctccactctccacacaaactgttcaatagcgcacatttctctaggttaacatcatattgaggccatgtaaagttgctactacatacatctttcagatgaaaagccatatttgaggtcgatgaatgatgGTGTGTATTACCACACAGACCAGCCGTTAACGATCTGTCCGTCACGGACTGCGTCGTTCACGCAGCCACACCAAAGCAAACAGGAGGAGAGCGAGACAGGGCAACTAGTTccgaattaaaatatacagtttatagtttatttaaataaaaggtatatttgtgTACAGAGGCGTAGCAATAGGGCAGGCAAGGCAGGCAATTGCCTGGGGCCCCGCTTTTTGAGGGGGCCCCCGACAGCTGACCATTTGAACAATCGGAAatgtcattattaataatatacacGTAACATGGAGCAATATATCTGCATCCCCCCTAGGGGGCTCCCTCTCGCTTTACGCTGGATGTGCTTGCTTTTTCCTCGTGATGCGTCGGCCGCCGTTTTCAAACTGGCACAGCACTTACTCATGCATTTACTaggctattttaaaaatgaaaaggacTTATCCATCTGGCAGCCAAAAGCGGAAAAAAAGCAAGAAGAGGAGGAAAAGAGGAAACATGACAGCGGTAAGTTAAGTGATGGAGATAAGATTGACTTAATGATAATCATATGACAAacacatgtttttgttgttaatttcaGCTTATTTTCGTTTAATTATTTGCTAGATGAATTACTAGTCCAATTACTAATAGGGTTACTGGGAAACAGGTTAGCTAGGGTTGCACTTAGCAGCAGCATGTATTATATGGCATTTAGCAGGTATTAATATGCTGTAACAGAATAGGTGGTACCGGGAAAGACGCGCACATCACCACTTGGCAAGTTTCGGTACTGTGTCTTGCTGCCAGTGGGGAGCTCTTgaatcaatataaataaatatcattacatttaattagttgacattatttatttagctcttCTACAGTAAATTAGTTGAGTTTACATAATTAGTTGTCAACTAACAATGAACTAAtagttttaaaactttaaattaaattaaaaagattaaattaaaatgctaatcaTATACTTCTGCATGCAGGAGCATTACTTAAGTTCCTGTCACCTTAAGTTCCTGATAAAAATTTTGTTAAAGAATAagcactttgttttaaaaaataaactatttatgttatattatgtgttttgactactttttgtatgttgtataaatatatatctagGTAACAAAgatatattaacaaaataatcttttagAAGGGCCTCATCTATTAATTTTGCCTGGGGCCCCCACTTCATGTTGGTTCGCCTCTGtttgtgtataaagttgggTATCATTACTATTCCCAGTCCCGCCTACACTCCCGATGACATATTTTTCCCTGTCCCGTCCCAATCACGTGATTCGTAGCGATTTTGTTTCCCATCCCGCGGGATTCCCgaaaaaatgtcagcctctACAGACCTTGAACCAAACTCATCACCAAataccaatgacttgtacatacactatatggacaaaagtattgggacacccccttctttagaacagaaacttaaaaaattgtggcaacaaagatggaaatgaaattcatgtatttaaaaattctatGTCCATCTCTTTTGCAGCAGTTTTGAAAGTGTGTAAAATGACTATAACCATATGTACataagtcattggtgtttgttgatgagtttttggctcaaggtttgcatttaaagtcacaccaggcATGTTCAGCTGGGATTAGGATGTGGCTTTCCTCAGACTAGTCAAGTTGTTCCACACTgatttaataatttcttttttttttcaagaataaGAATATCAACAGAACTTGGCAAACAGTTGACTGGTCACCTTTGCATCTTTACATAGATCTTATTAACAGATACATACAGAGGTCAAATTACAGAACATAAAGACATAGACACAATCCATTTTTCCAAGTATTGAAGATATGTGTCcatctgtaattttaatgcgACAGTGATTCTCTCCATATTTTGTACACTGGTTACAATGTCCAACCATTCAGACTTTGTTGTAGGTTCGGACTGGAGCCACTTTCGTGTTACAGCTTTCTTGCTGGTTGCTAATAGTATCTTTAATAAGTACTTGTCTCTCACCATCAAATAAATTGTAGAAAAAGAATAATCAATTGCATCATCAAAAATATTGTGTATTACTTGTTACCTCCTGCCAGTATGGCTGAATGGTTGGGCAGCTCCAAAATACATGAAAGTGATCTGCTAGTTGTTCCCCACATTTCCTCGAGCACAAACCACTACCCGTCTGACCATTCTGAATAAATTTTAACTTGGGGGTTATAAAGTATCTAATAAGGTTCCTCCAGCAGAATTCTCGCCACATACCATAACTAGTAGAAGTAGCCTGAACAGAACAGATATTCAACCACTCTTCCTCTAAAATAGCAAGACTGGCTTCTCTCTCCCATTTTAACCTAACCTCCCTAGTTGAGTGTTCTTTATTGGATTGAATAGATAAAGTTTTGAGACAAGTTTCTTATTATCCTTATTTTTATAGACATCAATAAATAAACCTTGACGGCAGCCTCTTTCCAAGTTAAAACTCTGAGTAAGACGACCATTGATCCTAATTCTAGCATTTGGTGAAGAATACAAAATTTTAATACAGctaatgaactcatttttgaAGCCAAATCTTCTTAATGTCAGATATAGGATATAGATATATCCCAGCGAACTAAGTCAAATGCTTTTTCGGCATCTAAACTAATACTTACTGCTCTGGTATTTTCTTTGGTGATATGATCAATTATATGCAGCACCCGCCTAATATTGTCTTGTGTCTGCCTATCACGCACAAATCCCGTTTGATCTCAATCCACTAATTCTGGTATTATATCCTCCAGTCTTTTAGCTAATATTGCTGCATACAATTTATAATCCAtgtttaaaacagaaattgGCCTAAATGCACTACACTCCTCCTTATCTTTACTCTCTTTAGGAATAATCGAAATTATTGCCTCACTCCATGTTCTTGGTGGTTCGCTTCCCTTAAGCATATAATTGAAACAGTCAAAAAGCATGGGAATTAATTGATCTTTAAAGGCCTTGTACCACTCAGCTGGAAAGCCATCAGATCctggtgttttattaacttttaatcTTGAAATTGCTTTCCCTATTTCTTCCTTAGTAATCTCTGCCATCAGGGCCTTATTTTGCCTATAGAAGGCAAGTCCAGTGATTCTAAAAAAAGTAGTTATTTCTTTGGAGCTAGTCGTATTTGTTTCGCTATATAGATTTCTATAGTAGGTTTCAAAAACTTTGTGAATATCTCCTTGTTTGTGGGAAATTTATTTGGTTTTAGGGTCTCTAATTTCAAATATAGGGGTCTCTGCCTGTTGCTTCCTTAGTTTCCATGCCAACAACTTCAAAGCCTTTGAGCCATTTTCATAATATTGTCTAGCAAATGTAGCTTTTTTCATACAATTTGTTTATTTCCTTCTTGACATTATTTAACTGATTTAGAATGAGGTTTCTTTTTCTCAATATATTCTCTCTCTAAGATCTTCAGATTTTCTTGCAGATCAACCAGTTTTTtacgtttttccttttttttttatgcgacGTAAGAGCTATTAGTTTACCCCTGATCACTGACTTTGACGCATCCCATAAGACACTTGGCGATACTTCcccattattattgttatcaataTAATCCCTTAgttctttttgaatatattcTTTGCATGCACTATCATTCAGAATGCTTGTATTAAGCCGCCACAATGAATCCCTCTTTTTATTATCTAAATGCATAGTCAAATAGACAGGTGAGTGATCAGAGATATCTCTGGCTCCTATTTTGCAGTCTGTAAGACTATGTCTATCTGagtaatgaacaaaaaaaagtcaattcTTGAGTATGCGACCTGGCTCTCAGAGTAAAATGTGAATTGTTTGTCTGTTGGATGGAGAGCCCTCCATATATCAATCAATCCCACCTCCATCAACAGTTTTTTAGTTACCCTTGCTCTAGGAGTTAGCTTCTTTAATGTGTTAGAAGAATCAAGCTTAGGCTGCATTTGGGTATTCCAGTCTCCTCCGCATATTAGAACTCCAGATGCTTCAGAGGCTATTAATTGGAAAATTTCCCTAATACATGAATTATCCTGATCAGGGGATATATACACATTAACTAAAGTAACTTCCTTTTGATCTAAGAATCCCTTCACTAACACATAGCGGCCCCTTTGTCTGAAAACTCAGAAATCATACGGAAGTTCACACTATTAGAAATTAGTATTGCTACCCCTCTTCTATTCCCTTTCCTATAAGatgaataaaattcatttttaaacccCATTTGTTTAAGTTTTTCGTGTTCTACACTATTAAGATGGGTCTCCTGCCAAAATATGACATGCAGCTTTTCCCTTTTCATCTTTGCAATAGCCTTGCTTCTCTTTATTGGATTGTGTAGACCATTTACGTTTAGGGTAATCACCCTATACTCCTGAAATTGCATTTAAGCTTGTAGTAAAACACTAAGCGTAAATTACATGTTATTGGTGACCAAGCCTGAACTACATCTGAACTATAAAACAAAATCAGCACATCGTCTACAAAAAtgtaacaacaaaacaaaaaacataagaGGACCTCCATTCTGAAGTAATGAGCACTTCTAAATGTGGGGGAACAGTCCAGCTAAACACCAGGGCCCCTCTACAGTGCAACCTGCTATTCCCAATAGGGTGTTTTGTATGCACTTACaaatgtcaaaaacaaatatttttactgtgtttGTCGGTCAACTACATTCTTACTGAAGGCGATTCTGTCCATTCGCGAATCAGGTTTTAAAACTCTAATGGAAGTAAAGACTTGTTGTTCGTTACATTCAATATAagagagaaaggaaaaaaaggGAGTAAGAATCAACTTAAAAAGCAAGTGCAGTCTTTACTCCCACGCACTGAGGGCAAACACTATCCCTTGGTACAGATCAAAACATAAGGACCATAACCGATAACTCTCGTTTGCCCAGTTCTCTACCTTTACAGTTCAAAGTCACTTATCAGTCTTTTATCTCCCAATCCCTATACCTCCAAGTCTATCTTGGTCGGCGAAAACTCCGGAGCTTCTCTTTAATCAATTCCTGGCGGGTCTGCCAATTTACCGTACTCGTTGATTGCTGCCAGGGGGTTTTCCGTGCTTTTTCAAAAGTCTGAACTTCAGCAGTCTTCTCGCAGCCAGTCTGGAACCCTCTTTTCTTCAGATCCTCTGCCGCTTCATCCACGCTTCCATAGGTAACCGGCCCACTCTCAAAAAAGACTCGCAGCTTCGCTGGCGGCGGTGTTTGAAACCGTATTCCCTTTTCTCTGAGAATCCTCCTAATCTGCGTGTACACCTTTTTGCCAGTGTTTCTGCAGGATAGTCATGGTCGAAGTAAATTCGAAGTCGCTGTAAAAAATTTCCTTTTTCTTGCACGCAGAGTGCAGAACCATCTCTTTAACTTTGAACTCTTGAAAGTACACGATCACCGACCTTGGCTGCGCCTCACTGGACGGTCTAGGCCGAGTGATCTATGGCATCTTTGTATTCCAAGTTCAACTTCAGCGAGTTCCAGCTCTTTTTTTGATTAAGTTCTCAATaaatttaatgttgtttttctcAGCTCCCTCCGCAATGCCATAAATACGGACATTGTTGCACCTTGAGTGGGCTTCCAAGTCCGTTAACTTCATCTGCAAACTTTCCTGAGCTTGTAGTAACTGGCTCAGAGCCTATCTGAAATCCGCAGACCATTCTTCAACCTCGGCGATCTGGGCCTCGGCCTCGCCCATTCTGTCATTTGTAGTTTTTTGATCGGCAGTGATTTTGTTTAACTTCTGGTAAATTTCCTGTCGTGTTTTTTCCTTTTGAAATCGTCTCTGATTCTGTGTCAAAAGTTATTCAGTTCAGACTTCATATCCATGGTAAACCACTGCATTCCTGGAGACCTGTTCCAGGGCACTCCTGCCCAGAAAAACGAGGAGGTCTGACCACGGGGTGAAGGTTTGGCGGCAGGCTGGTGTGACTCGGACCTGTGTTCGGACCCCGGAGTGCCGTGTTGCCACGTCCACCTTGGGACTCTGCCATGGAGCCAGTgttgaagcggtctcatatgaagcagccCCAGTGGCGTGACTGCagctgccatatgccccaggagcctctgaaattgtttcagtgggaccgccgtcctgcTTTTGAACGTATTCGAGCAGTTCAacaccgactgagcacgttcctgcgtgaggcgtgctgtctgatcgaccgaatccaactccataccaagaaaagagatcctctgcatcagggagagtttgctcttttcccagttgacccgaaggcCCAACTGGCTAAGGTGCCAGAGCAACAAGTTCCTGTGTTCGCACAACTGAGACTGAGccagtatgagccagtcgtcgaggtagttgagaatgCGAACCCCCTGTTCTCTCAGGGGAACAAGGGTTGCCTCCGTAACTTTCGTGAAGACACGGGGCgacagggacagcccgaagggcaggactTTGTACTGATATGCCTGTCCCTCGAACGCAAAccgcaggaatggcctgtggCGCGGAAGGATTGACACATGGAAGTACgtgtccttcaggtcgatcgctgcaaatcAATCTCTGGGATGGACGCATCCGAAGATGGGTTCCTACGTGAGCATCTTGAACGGAAGTTTGTGAAGGGCCCTGTTCAAGACGCGCAGATCCAAGATTGGTCTCAACCCACCTTTCTTGGGTACAATGaggtaagggctgtaaaaccccgtcctcatatcggctggagggGCCGGCTCTATCGCATCCTTCGCCAGTAGGACTGCGATCTCTGCTCACAAGACAGGAGCATCTGCTGCCTTCACTGAAGTGAAATGGACGCACCTGAACTTGGTAggacgccgggcgaactgattcgcatagccgagtctgatggtctGACGGAGCCAACAAGACGGACTGGGAAGCG
This genomic window contains:
- the LOC131541133 gene encoding zinc finger protein ubi-d4-like, translating into MEQYICIPPRGLPLALRWMCLLFPRDASAAVFKLAQHLLMHLLGYFKNEKDLSIWQPKAEKKQEEEEKRKHDSVFNPKDHCSLCGKESPVGDVGLNTWIQCSNCERWYHSVCVNMTKKQIHKCKRRKWLCVFCK